A DNA window from Enterobacter asburiae contains the following coding sequences:
- a CDS encoding beta-N-acetylhexosaminidase, giving the protein MLRYSLLTAGLMLGASAFAAPAGDLPLMPWPAKVERPTTQGALVLNNNVSISVSGDDLGDAVNRLRQRIALQTGWTLQPQAEKPDKPTIRIAITKKVKPLPLPDSDESYKLTVDANGVDISANTRFGALRAMETLLQLMQNGAENTSLPWVTIEDSPRFPWRGLLLDSARHFIPLPDIKRQIDGMAAAKLNVLHWHLTDDQGWRFSSKRYPKLTQLASDGLFYTPEQMREVVRYAAERGIRVVPEIDMPGHASAIAVAYPELMSAPGPYAMERHWGVLKPVLDPTKEATYAFADAMVSELAAIFPDPYLHIGGDEVDDSQWKANAAIQNFMRDNRLADSHALQAYFNRKLETILEKHHRQMVGWDEIYHPDLPKSILIQSWQGQDALGQVAQNGYKGILSTGFYLDQPQSTAYHYRNEIVPQGLNGVDVIADTDSVQSWAFSMPRLKGKPVEGSFTLVKGDAGWRGFIDFAGKSRRAVQDIEWRDDSQVTFTVDTWMGETRPVVSVDNDKLTGYFLVGNTRYPISGTRLEDVPKGVPPVVPDVANQANLLGGEAALWAENVVAPVLDIRLWPRTFAVAERLWSAQDVNDVDSMYTRLQAMDSWSTVSVGLQQHTQQQVQFTRLAGNADTLPLQILAQAVEPAQYYTRQHLKFQAGNYHQFEPLNRFADALNAESATVRQMNKWADRLVSDAEDTESADALRHVFNRWQSNTSDALALSENSYQLKAMKPVIQEVDKLASIGLRLTDLVARQGTLDDKEIASIQSELDNAAKVQDEVVITAVYPLETLLRATRNQ; this is encoded by the coding sequence ATGTTACGGTACAGTCTCTTAACCGCCGGGCTGATGCTCGGCGCCTCTGCGTTTGCCGCCCCGGCAGGCGATCTCCCTTTGATGCCCTGGCCTGCGAAGGTCGAACGCCCGACGACCCAGGGCGCGCTGGTGCTCAACAACAACGTATCCATTAGCGTCAGCGGGGACGATCTCGGTGACGCCGTCAACCGCCTGCGCCAGCGCATTGCCCTGCAAACCGGCTGGACGCTGCAGCCTCAGGCTGAAAAACCAGATAAACCGACCATCCGTATCGCGATTACCAAAAAGGTCAAGCCGCTGCCGCTGCCGGACAGCGATGAAAGCTATAAGCTCACGGTGGATGCTAACGGCGTCGATATCTCCGCCAACACCCGCTTCGGCGCGCTGCGCGCCATGGAAACCCTGCTCCAGCTGATGCAGAACGGGGCGGAAAACACCTCGCTGCCGTGGGTCACCATTGAAGATTCGCCGCGCTTCCCGTGGCGCGGGCTGCTGCTCGACTCGGCGCGCCACTTTATTCCGCTGCCGGATATCAAGCGCCAGATCGACGGCATGGCCGCGGCGAAGCTCAACGTCCTGCACTGGCACCTGACCGACGATCAGGGCTGGCGCTTCAGCTCGAAGCGCTACCCTAAGCTGACGCAGCTTGCTAGCGACGGGCTGTTCTACACGCCTGAACAGATGCGCGAGGTGGTGCGTTACGCCGCCGAACGCGGTATCCGCGTGGTGCCGGAGATCGACATGCCGGGCCACGCCTCGGCGATTGCCGTAGCCTATCCGGAGCTGATGAGCGCCCCGGGGCCGTACGCCATGGAGCGCCACTGGGGCGTGCTGAAGCCGGTTTTAGATCCCACAAAAGAGGCAACCTACGCCTTTGCTGACGCGATGGTCAGCGAACTGGCGGCGATCTTCCCCGATCCGTATCTGCATATCGGCGGCGATGAGGTCGACGACAGCCAGTGGAAAGCGAATGCCGCGATCCAGAATTTCATGCGCGACAACAGGCTGGCGGACAGCCACGCGCTGCAGGCGTATTTCAACCGCAAGCTGGAAACGATCCTTGAGAAGCATCACCGTCAGATGGTCGGCTGGGATGAGATCTATCATCCCGACCTGCCGAAAAGCATTCTGATCCAGTCCTGGCAGGGGCAGGACGCGCTGGGGCAGGTGGCGCAAAACGGCTACAAGGGCATTCTCTCGACCGGTTTCTATCTCGACCAGCCCCAGTCCACCGCCTATCACTACCGCAACGAAATTGTCCCGCAGGGGCTGAACGGCGTGGATGTGATTGCAGACACGGACAGCGTCCAGAGCTGGGCCTTCTCCATGCCGCGCCTGAAGGGCAAGCCGGTGGAGGGGAGCTTCACGCTGGTGAAAGGGGACGCAGGCTGGCGCGGGTTTATTGATTTTGCCGGGAAATCGCGCCGCGCGGTGCAGGATATTGAATGGCGCGATGACAGCCAGGTGACCTTCACCGTCGACACGTGGATGGGCGAGACGCGCCCGGTGGTTTCCGTTGATAACGACAAACTCACCGGCTATTTCCTGGTGGGGAATACGCGTTACCCAATCAGCGGCACGCGTCTGGAGGACGTGCCGAAAGGCGTTCCGCCGGTCGTGCCGGACGTGGCGAACCAGGCCAACCTGCTCGGCGGTGAAGCGGCGCTGTGGGCGGAAAACGTGGTGGCGCCGGTGCTGGATATCCGCCTGTGGCCGCGCACCTTTGCGGTGGCGGAGCGGCTGTGGTCGGCGCAGGACGTCAACGATGTCGACAGCATGTACACCCGCCTGCAGGCGATGGACAGCTGGTCGACGGTGTCGGTCGGGCTACAGCAGCATACCCAGCAGCAGGTGCAGTTCACGCGCCTCGCCGGTAATGCCGACACCCTGCCGCTGCAGATCCTCGCGCAGGCGGTAGAGCCCGCGCAGTATTACACCCGTCAGCACCTGAAGTTCCAGGCCGGAAACTATCATCAGTTCGAGCCCCTCAACCGCTTCGCCGATGCGCTAAACGCCGAAAGCGCCACCGTGCGGCAGATGAACAAATGGGCGGACCGTCTGGTGAGCGATGCGGAAGACACGGAAAGCGCCGACGCCCTGCGCCACGTCTTTAACCGCTGGCAGAGCAACACCAGCGACGCGCTGGCCTTAAGCGAAAACAGCTATCAGCTGAAGGCCATGAAGCCGGTGATCCAGGAGGTGGATAAGCTGGCCTCAATTGGCCTGCGGCTGACGGATCTGGTGGCGCGCCAGGGCACGCTGGATGATAAAGAGATAGCCTCGATTCAGAGCGAGCTGGATAACGCGGCGAAGGTTCAGGACGAAGTGGTGATTACGGCGGTCTATCCGCTGGAGACGCTGCTCAGGGCGACGCGGAATCAGTAG
- the treR gene encoding trehalose operon repressor TreR produces MQNRLTIKDIARLSGVGKSTVSRVLNNESGVSERTRERVEAVMNQHGFSPSRSARAMRGQSDKVVAIIVSRLDSLSENLAVQTMLPAFYEQGYDPIMMESQFSVQLVEEHLGMLQRRNIDGVVLFGFTGIKDEMLKPWQPSLVLLARDAHGFASVCYDDEGAIITLMQRLFDDGHRHISFLGVPHADVTTGKRRHEAYLAFCKKHNLSAVASLPGLGMKQGYEQAASVLTPQTTALVCATDTLALGASKYLQEQRIDNLQVASVGSTPLMKFLHPEIITVDPGYAESGRQAAAQLIEQINGRSEPRQIVIPAHLS; encoded by the coding sequence ATGCAGAACCGCCTTACGATTAAAGACATCGCGCGTTTAAGCGGCGTGGGGAAATCGACCGTCTCACGCGTGCTGAACAACGAAAGCGGCGTCAGCGAACGCACCCGCGAGCGCGTTGAGGCGGTTATGAATCAGCACGGTTTTTCCCCTTCCCGCTCCGCGCGCGCCATGCGCGGGCAGAGTGACAAAGTCGTCGCCATCATTGTTTCTCGTCTGGACTCTCTGTCTGAAAATCTCGCCGTGCAGACCATGCTGCCCGCCTTCTATGAGCAGGGGTATGATCCGATCATGATGGAGAGCCAGTTCTCTGTGCAGCTGGTTGAAGAGCATCTGGGGATGCTCCAGCGGCGCAACATTGATGGCGTGGTGCTGTTCGGTTTTACCGGCATTAAGGACGAGATGCTGAAACCCTGGCAGCCTTCGCTGGTGCTGCTGGCGCGCGATGCACACGGGTTTGCCTCCGTCTGCTACGACGACGAGGGCGCGATTATCACCCTGATGCAGCGCCTGTTTGACGATGGCCATCGTCACATCAGCTTCCTCGGCGTCCCGCACGCGGACGTCACCACCGGCAAGCGTCGGCATGAGGCCTATCTGGCCTTTTGCAAAAAGCACAACCTCTCCGCCGTGGCCTCCCTGCCGGGGCTGGGCATGAAGCAGGGCTACGAGCAGGCCGCCAGCGTTCTGACGCCGCAGACCACGGCGCTGGTGTGCGCCACGGATACCCTGGCGCTGGGTGCCAGCAAATATCTGCAGGAGCAGCGTATCGATAACCTGCAGGTGGCGAGCGTCGGCAGCACGCCGCTGATGAAGTTCCTGCACCCGGAGATCATCACCGTCGATCCGGGCTACGCCGAGTCCGGCAGACAGGCCGCCGCGCAGCTGATCGAGCAGATAAACGGGCGTTCAGAGCCTCGTCAGATCGTCATTCCCGCTCACCTTTCGTAA
- the mgtA gene encoding magnesium-translocating P-type ATPase: MFKNITRQLQALLSRHLPHRLVQRDPLPNAKNMAGAAIPASLTERCLNVAAMDENEVWRAFGGHPEGLNAAEVEKIRAVHGDNQIPAQKPSPWWVHLWLCYRNPFNLLLTVLGLISYATEDLFAAGVIALMVGISTLLNFIQEARSTKAADALKAMVSNTATVSRVINDLGENAWVELPIDQLVPGDLVKLAAGDMIPADLRIIQARDLFVAQASLTGESLPVEKVARSRDPQQMNPLECDTLCFMGTTVVSGTAQAIVTATGGDTWFGQLAGRVSEQESEPNAFQKGIGRVSMLLIRFMMVMTPIVLLINGYTKGDWWEAALFALSVAVGLTPEMLPMIVTSTLARGAVKLSKQKVIVKHLDAIQNFGAMDILCTDKTGTLTQDKIVLENHTDISGKTSERVLHSAWLNSHYQTGLKNLLDVAVLEGVDEESARTLSGRWQKVDEIPFDFERRRMSVVVSEQTDVHQLICKGALQEILNVSTQVRYNGDIVPLDDTMLRRIRRVTDNLNRQGLRVVAVASKFLPAREGDYQRIDESDLILEGYIAFLDPPKETTAPALKALKASGITVKILTGDSELVAAKVCHEVGMDAGDVVVGSDIEHLSDDELAKLARRTTLFARLTPMHKERIVTLLKREGHVVGFMGDGINDAPALRAADIGISVDGAVDIAREAADIILLEKSLMVLEEGVIEGRRTFANMLKYIKMTASSNFGNVFSVLVASAFLPFLPMLPLHLLIQNLMYDVSQVAIPFDNVDDEQIQKPQHWNPADLGRFMLFFGPISSIFDILTFCLMWFVFHANTPEHQTLFQSGWFVVGLLSQTLIVHMIRTRRIPFIQSRAAWPLIVMTGIVMALGIALPFSPLAGYLQLQALPLSYFPWLVAILAGYMVLTQMVKGFYARRYGWQ, from the coding sequence ATGTTTAAAAATATCACCCGGCAGCTGCAGGCCCTGCTGAGCCGCCACCTGCCACACCGTCTTGTTCAGCGCGACCCGCTGCCAAACGCCAAAAACATGGCGGGGGCGGCGATCCCCGCGTCCCTGACCGAACGCTGCCTGAACGTGGCGGCGATGGATGAAAACGAAGTCTGGCGCGCGTTCGGCGGACACCCGGAAGGGCTAAACGCGGCCGAAGTGGAAAAAATCCGCGCCGTGCACGGCGATAACCAGATCCCGGCGCAAAAGCCGTCTCCGTGGTGGGTGCACCTGTGGCTCTGCTACCGCAACCCGTTCAACCTGCTGCTGACCGTGCTCGGCCTCATCTCCTACGCGACGGAAGATCTGTTTGCCGCAGGCGTCATTGCCCTGATGGTGGGCATCTCCACGCTGCTGAACTTTATTCAGGAAGCCCGCTCCACCAAAGCGGCGGACGCCCTGAAGGCGATGGTCAGCAACACCGCGACCGTCTCGCGCGTGATTAACGATCTCGGCGAAAACGCCTGGGTGGAGCTGCCTATCGACCAGCTGGTGCCGGGCGATCTGGTGAAGCTGGCCGCGGGGGACATGATTCCGGCGGATTTACGCATTATCCAGGCGCGCGATCTTTTCGTCGCGCAGGCCTCCCTGACCGGGGAATCCCTGCCTGTTGAAAAGGTGGCGCGCAGCCGCGACCCGCAGCAGATGAACCCGCTCGAGTGCGATACCCTGTGCTTTATGGGCACCACAGTCGTCAGCGGCACCGCGCAGGCGATTGTCACCGCCACTGGCGGCGACACCTGGTTTGGTCAGCTTGCCGGGCGCGTCAGCGAGCAGGAGAGCGAGCCGAACGCCTTCCAGAAAGGGATTGGCCGCGTCAGCATGCTGCTGATCCGCTTTATGATGGTGATGACGCCGATCGTGCTGCTGATCAACGGCTACACCAAAGGCGACTGGTGGGAGGCGGCCCTGTTTGCGCTCTCCGTGGCCGTTGGCCTGACGCCGGAAATGCTGCCGATGATCGTCACCTCCACGCTGGCGCGCGGGGCAGTGAAGCTCTCTAAACAGAAAGTGATCGTTAAACACCTCGACGCCATTCAAAACTTTGGCGCGATGGACATCCTCTGCACCGATAAAACCGGCACCCTGACGCAGGACAAAATCGTGCTGGAGAACCATACCGATATCTCCGGCAAAACCAGCGAGCGCGTCCTGCACAGCGCGTGGCTGAACAGCCATTACCAGACCGGGCTGAAAAACCTGCTCGACGTCGCGGTGCTGGAAGGGGTGGACGAGGAATCCGCCCGCACGCTCTCCGGCCGCTGGCAGAAGGTGGATGAGATCCCGTTCGACTTCGAGCGCCGCCGCATGTCGGTGGTGGTGAGCGAGCAGACGGACGTGCATCAGCTGATCTGCAAAGGGGCGCTGCAGGAGATCCTCAACGTGTCGACGCAGGTTCGCTATAACGGCGACATCGTGCCGCTGGACGACACCATGCTGCGCCGCATCAGGCGCGTCACCGACAACCTGAATCGTCAGGGGCTGCGCGTGGTGGCGGTCGCGAGCAAGTTCCTGCCCGCGCGCGAGGGTGACTATCAGCGTATCGATGAATCCGATCTGATCCTCGAGGGCTACATCGCCTTCCTCGATCCGCCGAAAGAGACCACCGCGCCGGCGCTGAAAGCGCTGAAGGCGAGCGGTATTACCGTCAAAATTCTCACCGGCGACAGCGAGCTGGTGGCGGCCAAAGTGTGCCATGAAGTGGGGATGGACGCGGGCGACGTGGTGGTGGGAAGCGATATTGAGCACTTGTCCGACGATGAGCTGGCGAAGCTTGCCCGGCGTACCACGCTGTTTGCCCGGCTGACGCCGATGCACAAAGAGCGCATCGTCACCCTGCTTAAGCGCGAAGGGCACGTGGTGGGCTTTATGGGCGACGGCATCAACGACGCGCCCGCGCTGCGTGCGGCGGACATCGGTATCTCCGTCGATGGTGCGGTGGATATCGCCCGCGAGGCGGCGGATATTATTCTGCTGGAAAAGAGCCTGATGGTGCTGGAGGAGGGCGTGATCGAAGGGCGCCGCACCTTCGCCAATATGCTCAAGTACATCAAAATGACCGCCAGCTCCAACTTCGGTAACGTCTTCAGCGTGCTGGTGGCGAGCGCGTTTCTGCCGTTCCTGCCGATGCTGCCGCTGCATCTGCTGATCCAGAACCTGATGTACGACGTGTCTCAGGTAGCAATCCCGTTTGATAACGTCGACGACGAGCAGATCCAGAAGCCGCAGCACTGGAACCCGGCGGATCTCGGGCGCTTTATGCTGTTCTTTGGGCCGATCAGCTCCATCTTCGACATCCTGACCTTCTGCCTGATGTGGTTTGTGTTCCACGCCAACACCCCGGAACACCAGACGCTGTTCCAGTCCGGCTGGTTCGTGGTAGGTCTGCTGTCGCAGACGCTGATTGTGCACATGATCCGCACCCGCCGCATTCCGTTCATCCAGAGCCGCGCCGCGTGGCCGCTGATTGTGATGACGGGGATTGTGATGGCGCTCGGCATCGCGCTGCCGTTCTCGCCGCTGGCAGGCTACCTGCAGCTTCAGGCGCTGCCGCTGAGCTACTTCCCGTGGCTGGTGGCGATCCTCGCGGGCTATATGGTGCTGACGCAGATGGTGAAAGGATTCTATGCGCGTCGGTACGGGTGGCAGTGA
- the treC gene encoding alpha,alpha-phosphotrehalase, producing the protein MNTLPHWWQNGVIYQIYPKSFQDTTGSGTGDLRGVTQRLDYLKTLGIDAIWLTPFYISPQVDNGYDVANYTAIDPAYGTLDDFDELVARAHERGIRIVLDMVFNHTSTQHAWFRESLNKESPYRQFYIWRDGTPEQLPNNWRSKFGGNAWRWHAESEQYYLHLFAPEQADLNWENPEVRAELKKVCEFWADRGVDGLRLDVINLISKDQDFPDDNTGDGRRFYTDGPRIHEYLQEMSRDVFTPRNLMTVGEMSSTSLENCQQYASLDGRELSMTFNFHHLKVDYPGGEKWTKAKPDFVALKTLFRHWQQGMHNRAWNALFWCNHDQPRIVSRFGDEGEYRVQAAKMLGMVLHGMQGTPYIYQGEELGMTNPHFSRITDYRDVESLNMFAELRANGREPDELLAILASKSRDNGRTPMQWDASHNAGFTEGEPWIGVCDNYETVNARAALDDPDSVFYTYRSLIGLRKTLPVLTWGDYEDLLPEHPSLWCYRRQWQGQTLMVAANLSNTPQEWQTDALSDRSQVVMSNYPAPQTTSLRPFEAVWWLQQ; encoded by the coding sequence ATGAATACCCTTCCTCACTGGTGGCAGAACGGCGTCATCTATCAGATTTACCCAAAGAGTTTCCAGGATACCACCGGCAGCGGCACCGGCGATCTGCGCGGCGTGACGCAGCGGCTGGACTACCTGAAAACCCTCGGCATCGACGCCATCTGGCTGACGCCGTTTTATATCTCCCCGCAGGTGGATAACGGCTACGACGTGGCGAATTACACCGCCATCGACCCGGCTTACGGCACGCTGGATGATTTCGACGAGCTGGTTGCCCGGGCGCACGAGCGCGGCATCCGTATCGTGCTGGATATGGTGTTTAACCACACCTCCACGCAGCACGCCTGGTTCCGCGAGTCGCTGAACAAAGAGAGCCCGTACCGCCAGTTCTACATCTGGCGCGACGGCACGCCGGAGCAGCTTCCCAACAACTGGCGCTCCAAGTTTGGCGGCAACGCCTGGCGCTGGCACGCCGAGAGCGAGCAGTATTACCTGCATCTGTTCGCCCCGGAGCAGGCGGATCTCAACTGGGAGAACCCAGAAGTGCGCGCCGAGCTGAAAAAGGTGTGCGAGTTCTGGGCCGATCGCGGCGTCGACGGCCTGCGTCTCGACGTGATTAACCTGATTTCGAAAGATCAGGATTTCCCGGACGACAACACCGGAGACGGCCGCCGCTTCTACACCGACGGGCCGCGCATTCACGAATATCTGCAGGAGATGAGCCGGGACGTCTTCACCCCGCGCAACCTGATGACGGTGGGCGAGATGTCCTCGACCTCGCTGGAGAACTGCCAGCAGTACGCCTCGCTCGACGGACGCGAGCTGTCGATGACCTTTAACTTCCACCACCTGAAGGTGGACTACCCCGGCGGCGAAAAATGGACGAAGGCGAAGCCGGACTTCGTGGCGCTGAAAACCCTCTTCCGCCACTGGCAGCAGGGGATGCACAACAGGGCGTGGAACGCGCTGTTCTGGTGTAACCACGATCAGCCGCGGATCGTGTCACGCTTTGGTGACGAAGGGGAATACCGCGTACAGGCCGCGAAGATGCTCGGCATGGTGCTGCACGGCATGCAGGGCACGCCGTATATCTACCAGGGCGAGGAGCTGGGGATGACCAACCCGCACTTCAGCCGCATCACCGACTATCGCGACGTGGAAAGCCTGAACATGTTCGCAGAACTACGCGCCAACGGCCGCGAACCGGATGAATTACTGGCGATTCTGGCGAGTAAGTCTCGCGATAACGGGCGAACCCCAATGCAGTGGGACGCTTCGCACAATGCGGGCTTTACCGAGGGCGAGCCGTGGATTGGCGTCTGCGACAATTACGAGACGGTGAACGCCCGCGCCGCGCTCGACGACCCGGATTCGGTGTTCTACACCTATCGGTCGCTGATCGGCCTGCGTAAAACCCTGCCGGTGCTGACGTGGGGAGATTATGAGGATCTTCTGCCGGAACATCCTTCTCTTTGGTGCTACCGTCGTCAGTGGCAGGGGCAGACGCTGATGGTGGCGGCGAACCTAAGTAATACGCCGCAGGAATGGCAGACAGACGCTCTCAGCGATAGGTCGCAGGTGGTGATGAGTAACTACCCGGCACCGCAAACGACGTCGCTGCGTCCGTTTGAAGCCGTCTGGTGGTTGCAGCAGTAA
- the treB gene encoding PTS trehalose transporter subunit IIBC produces MSKVKQADIDRLIVLVGGRENIATVSHCITRLRFVLNDPAKANPKAIEELSMVKGCFTNAGQFQVVIGTEVGDYYQALLATTGHSSADKEQAKKAARQNMKWHEQLISHFAEIFFPLLPALISGGLILGFRNVIGDVPMSDGKTLAQMYPALKTVYDFLWLIGEAIFFYLPVGICWSAVRKMGGTPILGIVLGVTLVSPQLMNAYLLGQQVPEVWNFGLFTIAKVGYQAQVIPALLAGLALGFIETRLKRIVPDYLYLVVVPVCSLILAVFLAHAFIGPFGRMIGDGVAFAVRHLMTGSFAPIGAALFGFLYAPLVITGVHQTTLAIDMQMIQSLGGTPVWPIIALSNIAQASAVTGIIIVSRKHNEREISVPAAISAYLGVTEPAMYGINLKYRFPMLCAMIGSGLAGLVCGLNGVMANGIGVGGLPGILSIQPAYWQVFALAMAIAIIVPMALTTVVYQRKFRQGSLQIV; encoded by the coding sequence ATGAGTAAAGTCAAACAAGCAGATATCGATCGGCTGATCGTCCTGGTCGGCGGACGCGAAAACATCGCCACCGTCAGCCATTGCATTACCCGCCTGCGCTTCGTGCTGAACGATCCGGCCAAAGCCAACCCGAAGGCCATTGAAGAACTTTCCATGGTCAAAGGCTGCTTCACCAACGCCGGGCAGTTCCAGGTCGTTATTGGTACCGAAGTGGGCGATTACTATCAGGCTCTGCTGGCGACAACCGGGCACTCTTCTGCCGATAAAGAGCAGGCGAAGAAGGCCGCGCGCCAGAATATGAAGTGGCACGAGCAGCTGATTTCCCACTTCGCGGAAATTTTCTTCCCGCTGCTGCCCGCGCTGATCAGCGGGGGCTTAATCTTAGGCTTCCGTAACGTCATCGGTGATGTGCCGATGAGCGACGGCAAAACCCTGGCGCAGATGTATCCGGCGCTGAAAACCGTTTACGATTTCCTGTGGCTGATTGGCGAGGCGATCTTCTTCTATCTGCCGGTCGGGATTTGCTGGTCCGCGGTGCGCAAGATGGGCGGCACACCGATTCTCGGTATCGTGCTGGGCGTCACGCTGGTCTCTCCACAGTTAATGAACGCTTACTTACTTGGTCAGCAGGTGCCTGAGGTGTGGAACTTCGGCCTGTTTACTATCGCCAAAGTGGGCTATCAGGCGCAGGTCATTCCGGCCCTGCTGGCCGGTCTGGCGCTGGGCTTTATTGAAACGCGCCTGAAGCGCATCGTGCCGGATTACCTCTATCTGGTAGTGGTGCCGGTCTGCTCGCTGATTCTGGCGGTGTTCCTGGCGCACGCCTTTATCGGTCCGTTTGGCCGCATGATCGGCGACGGCGTGGCCTTCGCGGTGCGTCACCTGATGACCGGCAGCTTTGCGCCAATCGGTGCAGCGCTGTTTGGCTTCCTTTACGCCCCGCTGGTGATCACCGGCGTGCACCAGACCACGCTGGCCATTGATATGCAGATGATCCAGAGCCTCGGCGGCACGCCGGTCTGGCCGATTATCGCCCTGTCTAACATTGCACAGGCGTCGGCGGTCACCGGCATCATCATCGTCAGCCGCAAGCACAACGAGCGTGAGATCTCCGTTCCGGCAGCCATCTCTGCCTACCTCGGCGTCACTGAACCGGCGATGTACGGTATCAACCTGAAATACCGCTTCCCGATGCTCTGCGCGATGATCGGTTCCGGTCTGGCGGGCCTGGTGTGTGGTCTGAACGGCGTGATGGCGAACGGGATTGGCGTCGGCGGCCTGCCGGGCATTCTCTCCATCCAGCCGGCTTACTGGCAGGTGTTTGCTCTGGCGATGGCCATCGCGATTATCGTCCCTATGGCGCTCACCACCGTGGTTTACCAGCGTAAGTTCCGTCAGGGCTCGCTGCAGATTGTTTAA